Below is a genomic region from Delftia tsuruhatensis.
TGCTGCAGGCGGGCGTGGCCCAAGCCGGGCCGCAGCGCTACTTCCTGCACCTGGAAGGCATTCGTGGCAATGCCCCCAGCGGGGTGCTCAAGGTGTCCATCGGCGCGACAGGCGCAGCGGCGCGGCACGCCGACACCGTGGCCCTGTTCGGACTGGCCAACGCCTCGGCCGGCGACGGGCCGCATGGAGGCAACGGCCTGGGCGCGACCATCGACATCACCGAGGTGGCGCAGGGCCTCCTGGATGCAGGCGCCAGCCTGGAGCAGTTGCACGTGGCCATCGAGCAGCCCGAAGCCGATGTCGGCAACGAGATCACGGTGGACCGCGTGAGCGTGGTGGCGCAGAACGCCGGGTAAGGGCCAGGCATGGATGCCCTGCTGAGAGACCTGCGGACGGCTCCCGCACCGGCCTTGATGGCCGTGTCGGGCGCAGGCTTCATCAGCCTGGCCGCCAGCCCGCCCGCCACGCCCGGCCTGTCGCTGTGCGGCTCGCTGTCCTCGGTCACGCTGGCCGACCTGTCGCCCCTGGTGATGGATGGACGCACGCTGGGCATCCTGGCCGTGGCCTGGCTGGCCATGGTGCTGGCCATGATGCCGCTGCTGGCGCTGCAGCAGGTGCGCCACGCCATGCGCTCCAGCGTGGCCCGCCGGCGGCGTCTGGCAGCGCTGCTGCTGCTGACGGGCTACGCGCTGGTCTGGATGGTGGTCGGGCTGGCCATGGTGCCGCTGGCCGCCTTCCTGCACGCCGCCGCCCATCCCGCGCTGATCCTGCCCTGCATCGCGGTGGCGTTGCTGTGGAGCTCATCGCCTGCCGGCGGCCGTGCCCACAACGCCTGCCACAGGCTGTATCCCGTGGCCGCCAGCGGCCCCACGGCGAACCGGGACAGCCTGGTCCACGGGCTGCGCACCGGCACGGCCTGCGCCGCGGCCTGCTGGCCATGGATGCTGGCGCCCTTCGCCTTCCCCGCAGCATGGCATCTGCCGGTCATGGCGGCTGCCGCCCTGCTGCTCTTCGTGGAGCGCACCGGCCCGCCGCTGCGGCCCGCCTGGCGGCCGCCCTATGTGCTGCGACGGCTGCTGCACCGCAAGCCGCGCAATCTGCTAGGCCATGAACGCAGATACTGAACTGGACCCTGGCGCCCCGCGAGCAACGCCGAGCCCACCGCTCAACGCAAGGGGGCGTGATCACTCCAGTGCAATTGCACGCGCGGCTGAATGCCCGCGATCCCGGCACTCAGCAAGGCCGCCAGGCGCGCAGCCGCCATGTCCTGCAACAGCCAGTGAACGCCAGGGTGAGGTATGCCGGATTGGCACGCGATGTCCGACAACGACAGCCCACGCGCGTCGTAGTGCGAGAGCTGGTCGAGGATGCGCAGAACACGATCAAGCACCTGGGTGGCCAGGGTCTGACTGTCCATGCAGTGGAAAGAACGATTGCAGGAAACCGCAGGCCGGCCAAGAATGCCGGTCGTTCATTCCTGCAACGATCTCTGGAGACACTGCCCATGGCTGCTTCACCCCGCCCCTGTCAACCCGCCGCGCCCTGCTCAGCGCCACCGCGTATGCTGTGCTCGCCTTGGCTGTTGGCCCGGTGGCCGCGCAGGACGCAGCCTATCCGGCCAAGCCCATCCGCTTCATCGTTCCCTATGCGCCCGGAGGCACCACTGATCTGGTGGCGCGCACGGTGGGCGCTCACATGGCGCAGAGTCTGGGCCAGCCGGTCATCATCGACAATCGCGCGGGCGCAGGCGGCAACATCGGCATGGATGCGGTGGCCAAGGCAGCGCCCGACGGCTACACCGTGGGCATGGGCGCCATCTCCACGAATGCACTGAACCCGCATATCTACAAGAAGATGCCTTTCGACCCCCGCAAGGATTTCACCTCCGTCGGCCTGCTGGCCGCCGGCTTCACCCCGCGCAGCGCCAGCGTGGCCGACTTCGACGCCCAGACCAAGCGTGAGTACGAACGCCTGGGCAAGATCGCACGCAGCGCGCAAATGAATGCCGACTGATCCTGGCCAGGGTCTCAGCGGGCATGCTGCGAGCCCACGACGCACAAAGCAAAACCGCCCGAAGGCGGCCAGAATCAGGGGCTTCGCATTTGCCAGTTTGCGATCAATCAGCGGCTACTGCTGCGGCTTGTGAGAAGCGGTCCTTGTTGACAGACGCTGCCTTGCGCTGCATCGGATCGCGCCACGGACATAACTCGGAATGAAAAAACCGCCTCGATGGCGGGTTGTGCGTAATCCGGTCCCGGTACCGGGACCGCGTCAGGCACCAGCAGCCATGGCTTCGTGACCAGCGCGCGGCCATCTCAACAACCTCACCCCCGCCCAGCCAGCTCCGCCACCCCGCGCACCAGCGCGCGTCCCGCCTCGCTGGCCTTGCCGTAATGCGCCAGCAGCGCCTGCACATCGGCATCGGGCGGGGTAGCGCGCAGGGAGAGCAGCACGTAGCCGGTATCGACGCCGGCAAGGTGCAGTTGCTGCAGCGCCGTGGCGTCGGGGACGAGGGTGCCGGACTCGAATTGCTTCAGGGTCCGCAGGTCCTGGCCAGCTTTGTGGGCGAGTTCGGCTTCGCTGAGGTTCAGGCGCCGACGTTCCTGCTGCAGACGGGCGGCGAGGGTCGGTTCGGCGCGTTCGTGCTGGACGGCGTTGGGGTCAAACAAACGTTGACCTGTTAGCAGGTAGGCAACGTCAACCCCATGCTCGGCAACAGCCATGAGGTAGCTCACATCCGGTTTTCTGACACCCTTCTCGTAGTTGAGCTGAGACATCTTTGACACCCCCGCGATGGCGCCAAACGCCTCCTGGCTAAGGCTGAGCCTATTTCTTTCCTCCGTCAGGCGCGCAGAGAAGTCAAACATTTTTTATACAAATTGTTGAAGATCAAATTTTTGTTTGATAGCCTATGAATGCGTTGTCACTACAAGCGCCAAATACTACCTGACCCCTCAGGCGGCTCCCTTGCCGCGCCTGTTCGGTGCCCAAAGGAGGTCCATGAAGCACGCCGCCCCCAACCCATCGCACAAGAAAGTCGCTGCGGCAGACCGCGCGCTGTTCCTGCAGGCGGCGCAAGCATTGCAGCAGGCCGCGATGACCGACGAAAACCACCGGCACAGCGGCGAATCCGATCGCCTGCTGCGCATCGCCAGCAGTGTGGCACGCCGCGCGGCCCAGGCCGGCGCATCGCGAGAGCTGTCGAACATGGCCTTTGACGTGGCGGCCTGCATCAACGCGGCCCGGTGCGTGCCTGGCGATGCGGAATCCGGTCCGCGTTCCGCCCTGCTGGCCCAGGCGGCACAGACGCTGTCCCGGATCTCCGATACGCCGGTGGACCACATCGTCTTTCCGCGCGCCACGCTGGCGCGGCTGCAGGCAGAGAGCGCTGCCGATCCCGCGCCCTCGCAGTGGCGCGAGCTGGCCCGCCAGGCCAACTACGAGGCCCAGCAGCTGGCGCAGGCACTGATGCACATGGGCGAGCACCAGGAGACGGAAAGCCATATCGTGGCGCACGGCATGGCGGCGCGCATTGCGCAGCTGACGGAGATCGTTTTCGTGGCCGCCGCCCTGCATGGCGAGCACCGTGATGGCTGGGATTCGCCAGCCCTGCGCGAGCTGCGCGATGTGTTTGAAGGCGGCATGGGCCGCCTGGGGTGATCGGGGCGCGGCTCAGCCCTGCACGACCACGTTCTCCAGACGCAGCACGGCCTCGCGCACTTCGCCCAGGCGGGTGTCCTGTGCATGGGATGCCTGGATGATGCGGTCCATGATGCCGCTGGCGTTGGCGGCCGCCGCGCGCATCTGCTTCATCATGTCGCCCGATTCGTTGACGCGCTCGAAGCCCTGCTGCACGCTTTGCGAAGAGGCACCGATGACGGACTTGACTTCCTTGGCCGCGTCGGCGCAGCGGTGCGCCAGGGTGCGCACCTCGCCGGCGACGACTGCGAATCCGCGCCCCTGCTCGCCCGCGCGGGCAGCCTCGACGGCGGCGTTGAGTGCCAGCAGATTGGTCTGGAAGGCGATGCCGTCGATGAGGCCCACCATCTCGCCGATGCGCCGCGAGTTGCTGGAGATGCTGGACATGGCGTCGACCGCGCTGTCCAGCGCCGCATCGCCACGCTGGGCGATGCTGGTCACATCCCGGGTCTGGGCGTGCGCATCCAGGGCCTGGGCGGCGCTGTCGCGCACCACTTGCTGCAGTTGCTCGAAAGCCGCCTGCACGAGGCGCGTGGCCTCGAAGCGCTCGGTGATGTCGGTGGCGTACTTGACCACCTTGAAGGGCCGTCCCGACTGGTCGAGCACCGGGCTGTAGTTCGCTTCGATCCAGACATCGTTGCCCCGGCGCCCCAGGCGCCTGAACTGGCCCCGGTAATGCTTGCCCTGGGCCAGATGCGCCCAGAAGGCCGCATATTCCGGCGCGTTGCGCTCTTCGGGTGCCACGAACATGCTGTGGTGGCGCCCCACCAGTTCACCTTCGGACGCGTAGCCCATGGCATCGAGGAAGTTGCGGTTGCAACGCAGGATGCTGCCATCGAGGCCGAACTCGATCACCGCCTGCGCCCGCCCGACGGCGGCAAGCTGGCTGCTGGCCTCCGCGTCACGCAGCACCTCGGCCGAGATGTCCATGGCGTACTTGACGACCCGCACCACCTGCCCCCGGCTGTCGAGCACGGGACTGTAGTTGGCCTGAAGCCAGACTTCCCGGCCCTCGCGGGTCAGCCGCCGGCAACGGCCCACGAAGGCCTCGCCACGCGCCAGTCGCGCCCAGAAGTCACGGTAGTCCTGGCCGCTCGCGTCGGCCCCCGCCACGAAGATGCGGTGATGCTGCCCGCGCAGGTCTTCCATGCGGTAGCCCATCAGTTCCAGGAATGGTGCGTTGGCGTAGAGGATGCGCCCCTGTGCGTCGAATTCGATGATGGCCTGTGTGCTGTACAGGGCCTTCAACTGGGGGCTGGGGGAGTCGGAGCACAGGCCAAGCCTGGCCAGGATGGAGCGGATGCCACTCATGAAACAACCTTGGTATTCAGCGCTGGACGGGCGCCATGCACGCATGGCCCCACCCACACGGCCGTTGCGGGCGCCAGGCCAATCCTGCAACGATTGTATCTATTTGCTTTATTTTTCCTGTAGGCGCCTGCCGCATATGGCAGGCATGCACTCCTCAAAAATGCATTGGAGACGTTGAATATCCACAATTGTTTGCAATCTCCCCATTGAAACCAGCCCTTCAAGTTCAATGCTGCCCCATATCGAAGAAACAAATGCAACCAAAAGATACCTACCCTCCTTTGTTCATCCCGCGGTGCTTCTTCATGTACCCGGACTCCGGGTCGTCGATCGGACACCCATCCCGGGCCCGCAGGGCTCGGCTAACATCGATGCCCCAAGGAATGCTCCCACCTGAAAGGCCTTCATGCTGCTCTACGCCGACTCGCAATTCGCCTCGCCCTACGCCATGTCCGTGTTTGTTTGCCTGCAGGTCAAAGGCATTGCGTTCGAGCTGCGCACGCTGGACCTGTCGGCGGGCCACCATACCCAGGCGGACTATGTGTCCACCTCGCTGACCGCGCGGGTGCCGACCCTGGTGGACGGCGATTTCAGCCTGTCCGAGTCCTCGGCCATTTCCGAGTACCTGGAAGAGCGCTTCGGCGGTGCGCGGCTGTATCCGCAGGATGTCCAGGCCCGCGCCCGGGTGCGCCAGGTCCAGGCCTGGCTGCGCAGCGACCTGATGGCCCTGCGCTCGGAGCGCAGCACCGAAGTGGTGTTCTACCGCCCCACCAAGGCCGAGCTGTCGCCCGCGGGCGAAGCCGCGGCGCAGAAGCTGTTCTCGGTGGCGGGAGCCTTCATCCGCTCGGAGCATGACCACATCGCAGGCGCCTGGTCCATTGCCGATGTGGATCTGGCCCTGATGCTCAACCGCCTGATCCTCAATGGCGACCCCGTTCCGCCCCATCTGGCCGGCTACGCCAGGCGCCAGTGGCAGCACCCGGCCATCCAGCAATGGCTGGCCCAGCCGCGTCCCCCTCTGGCCGGCTGAGACCCTGGCCGCAGGCATGGACAGCCTTCTCTACATGGGGGTGCGCATCACGCCCGACTCTCGCCAGGTCGCCCCGGACCAAGCCCAGGCAACCACATGGTTGCCCCATGCCAGCCTGCTCGACACGGCCACCGGCCGTGCGCTGGAGCCAGTGTGCGACGGCGAGCCCTGCGGCACCCAGGCCGATGCCGACGCACGGGCCTTGCGCCTGGCCAGGCGCAGCATCATGAAGAGGCTGCACCAGGGCTAGGGCAAGTGAGGCACCGGGGCCACGGCGAATCAGCGCCGCAAACGGCGGGCGCGCGAAAAGCCCAGCAGCGCCAGGAGGCCGCCCAGCAGGATGACACCCCAGTCACCCAGCGTAGGCACGGGTGTGGCCACGCCAGCCACCGGTGCGGCGCTGAAGGTCAGCCTTACCTGCCCCTGGGCGCCATCCCTTCCTGCACCCAGGCGGCCGCCGCCGCCACCACCTCCGGGCCATTGCCCGCTCGACCCCTCGTCTCCTCCTGCGCCTCCACCCGCCACCGCCGGTCCGCCTGTGGTTCCGATTCCAGGCTTGCCATTGCTTGACGGGCCTGCGGAACCACCGCCTGCGCCCCCTTCCACCACCGGAAGCGGAGTGCCCTGCGCTCCATCCCCCCCGGAAAACCCGGTCAAACCCGCGCCCACGCACGCGCTGCCGCCGGCTCCCCCTGCGGGCCGGGAGCCGCCCCGTCCGCCCTCGGCCTGGATGGAGCCGGCTCCCCAATCGACCGTGGAGTTGCCGCCATCGATACCATTCAGTGCCCCACCGCCTCCTTCACCGCCCAAGGTGATGAACATGAAAGTGCCCGCCGGCAAGGAGAACGCCCCCCGGCAATAGGCCCCACCGCCGCCACCCTCCACCGTTGATCCCCACGTCCGCGCCTCCGGCACCGCCTCCGCCGCCCCAGAGCTCGATCACGACCGATGTCGCTCCAGCAGGAACGGTGCAATCGCTCACGTTGACTCCATTGACACAGTCGGCCGCCCAGACGGGGGCCGCGAACAACCCGCCCATCAGCACACCTGCGGGATATGCAACTCGCCAGGACCGAAACGCCATAAATCTCCCGATACAAAATGCCTGAAAAAGCGTCTTATATCAGTGAGCACCGCGACCATGGAGGAATGGCTCATTGCCATATCCATTTTTTCTCGCGAGATGGATTGAGTTTATCTATTCAGATACGGCATCACGCTTGCTTCATCATTTCAGGTTGCTTCTCTCTTGAGCAAGCCGAAATTCAGAATTCTGCTTGATTCACCACATTCTGGGTGCCCTTCAATTGCCCAAAAGATGCTCAAAATCCACATCACCCCCCATGTCATGCAGGTAAAACAGGCCATCCCAGGAAATTCCCATTTATTCCATGAATTTCAAAAAACCATGAATTCAATGAAAATGGGGCATTTTCAATGACATATTTCACCCAATTCGTGACAACAGCCAGGCGGGCTCAATCCATCTTCACGGCCACGAGCTTCCAGCCCATCAGGCCTTCACGCCGGAAGACGAAACCGCCCGACTCGCCCCTGGGATGGACGAAGACCTTGGACCAACCCTGGTACTCCACGGCATAGTCCTTGCGGCGCGGGCCGCCCTGGGTGTCCACGCCTACGCCTGCGGCGGCCACGTCGGCGGGTTTGCCCGGCTTGCCCTTCTCCAGCATGAGCATGACGCCGTCGGGAGACACCAGAGCTTCGGTGAATTGGGTGACCAGGCCCTGCGCCAGCGTCTGGCCAAAGCCGGCCAGGGGATTCTTCGAGGAATCCGGCGCGCCCCCCATCTGCGCCTCCAGCCTGGCCATCATCTGGCCCTTGATGCTTTCGCGCAGCGCGGGAAAGTCCACATGGCCGGACAGGGCCTGCGCATCGCGGCGCTCCACGGCCTTGCCGATCTGGTGCAGGGCGATGTAGGGCGACGCATAGAGCAGGCCGCCTCCCGCAACGCAAAGTACGGCCAGGATGCCGGCCAGTGTCTTGGATTTCATCCGCGGTCTTTCGTGTGCGTTCGTGAATGCCGGGCCGCTGGCCTGGCTGGGCCTCCATTCTAGGCGCCATGCCAGAACCTCAAGGGCGGCAGGCATTGCCGGGGGTAACACCAGCCCACAGAAAACATCTATCGATCCCCGCCCAATACCTGAAAAAGGGGTATTGCCCGTGGAATACGATTCGGACTATAGTTTGTAACAAAAAGTTTAAAATTCACCACAACATGGACGCCCTTCCGCTGGAGACAGCCGGTCGGCAAGCCAGGGTCTCCGTCTCCCGGCGTCTGCGCGCCCTTTGCGCAGACAGCGCATTACTCATGAAGAGCGCACTGCGGCAGCGGCCGAGCCCTTTGTGGGAATGACGCTGCTTCCATGGGAATCGTCGCAGCAAGTACCCACCTACATCCGCAAAGCATGCAAGGGACGCAGTATGAATAATTTCAAGTTATCGACTCGCCTGACCGCCCTGATTGGTTTCCTCTCACTGGTCATGATTCTGATCGGCGCTTTCGGCCTTTATGGAATCAGCGAATCCAACCGCCGATTCAAGGTCGTCTATGAAGAGCGTCTGGTCGCGCTCGGCGATCTGCTGGAGGTGCAGCGCCTGCTGCTGCGCAATCGCAATGCGGTATCCACGGCCATCGCCATCCACACACCCGAATACACCCGCCAGAAACAGCAGGAGATACAGACCAATATCGATGACGTGAACCGCTTCTGGAGTTCCTTTCGGCAAACGAAGCTGACCGTGGAGGAAGCGCAGATGGCCGACCGTTTCGAAGCCGTGCGCACCCTCTTTCTCCAGGGTTTTCTGAAGCCGGCGCAGCAGGCGCTGCAGTCCGAGGATCTGGAGCTGGCACGGCAACTGCTCATCGACAAGGACGAGGCGCTGTACGCGCCGCTGCGCGAGGTGATCGTGCAACTGACCGCATTGCAGACCCGCGTCGCCAAGGAGGAATACGAGGCCGCGCAATCGCTGTACGAGGTGATCTTCTCCGTGGCCGTGGGCGCCATCGTCTCGGGCGTGCTGCTGGGGGTGCTGCTGGGATGGTCCATCATCCGCAACATGGCCCGGTCGCTGCGCCAGGCCATCCACGCGGCAGATGCCGTGGCCGCGGGAGACCTGACGCGGCACATCGATGTGCGCGGCAAGGACGAGGTATCCATGCTGCTGCGCGCGCTGCAGACCATGCAGGAAGGGTTGCGCGGCGTAGTGCGCCAGGTGCACCAGGGTTCGGTCAGCGTGGCGGCCGCCAGCGGCCAGATCGCACAGGCCAACCAGGACCTGTCGGCGCGCACCGAAAGCCAGGCCAGCGCGCTGCAGGAAACGGCGGCGTCCATGGAGCAGCTCAGTTCCACCGTTCGCCAGAACGCGGACAACGCGCAGTTGGCCAACCGGCTGGCACTGGGTGCGTCCACGGTGGCCGAACAGGGGGGGCAGGTGGTGCGGCAGGTGGTCGACACCATGCGCGGCATCAGCGACTCCAGCAGCCAGATCGCCGACATCATCAATGTGATCGACGGAATCGCCTTTCAGACCAACATCCTGGCGCTCAATGCCGCCGTGGAGGCCGCGCGGGCCGGCGAGCAGGGCCGGGGATTCGCCGTGGTGGCCAGCGAGGTGCGCGGCCTGGCCAGCCGCAGTGCCGAGGCCGCCAAGCAGATCAAGCAACTGATCACCGACAGCACCAGCCGCGTGCATGACGGCGCCACCCTGGCAGACCAGGCGGGCACGACCATGGCCGAGGTGGTGGATGCCATCCGGCGCGTGACGGACCTGATGGGAGAGATCAGCGCCGCCAGCTCGGAACAAAGCTCGGGCGTGGCGCAGATCGGGGAGGCGGTGACGCAGATGGACCAGGCCACCCAGCAGAACTCCGCCCTGGTCGAGGAGATGGCCGCGGCGGCTTCCAGTCTGCGCGGCCAGGCCGGCGACCTGGTACGCACGGTGAGCGCCTTCAAGCTCGATGCAGCAGCCTCCCACCAGGAGACAGCGGCATTGCAGCGGCAGCGCCGCCCGATGCTGGCCGCGGGTTAGGGCCTGTTCACGTCATCAATCATGGAGATCGCGTTGCCCGGCCACGGGCCCCTGGCTCAGTGCAGCGTCGACGATTCGCGGTTGCGGGCCGTCTTGACGCGGTACATGGCCGCATCCGCCTTTTGCAGGGCGTCATCCGCATCGGTGGCCTCGGGCCGCAGGCAGACCACGCCGACACTGGCACCGCCATAGGACAGCAGGCTGCCGTCGGGCAGCTCCATCTGGAAGATGGAGGCGGCCGACAACCGCTGCTGCAACTCGTGCACCACGGCGTCGGCCTCGCTGCCGAACAGCGGGCCCACGCCGATGAAGACGAATTCGTCGCCGCCGA
It encodes:
- a CDS encoding IPTL-CTERM sorting domain-containing protein → MATPVPTLGDWGVILLGGLLALLGFSRARRLRR
- a CDS encoding helix-turn-helix domain-containing protein — encoded protein: MDSQTLATQVLDRVLRILDQLSHYDARGLSLSDIACQSGIPHPGVHWLLQDMAAARLAALLSAGIAGIQPRVQLHWSDHAPLR
- a CDS encoding DUF2182 domain-containing protein, with product MDALLRDLRTAPAPALMAVSGAGFISLAASPPATPGLSLCGSLSSVTLADLSPLVMDGRTLGILAVAWLAMVLAMMPLLALQQVRHAMRSSVARRRRLAALLLLTGYALVWMVVGLAMVPLAAFLHAAAHPALILPCIAVALLWSSSPAGGRAHNACHRLYPVAASGPTANRDSLVHGLRTGTACAAACWPWMLAPFAFPAAWHLPVMAAAALLLFVERTGPPLRPAWRPPYVLRRLLHRKPRNLLGHERRY
- a CDS encoding helix-turn-helix domain-containing protein; amino-acid sequence: MFDFSARLTEERNRLSLSQEAFGAIAGVSKMSQLNYEKGVRKPDVSYLMAVAEHGVDVAYLLTGQRLFDPNAVQHERAEPTLAARLQQERRRLNLSEAELAHKAGQDLRTLKQFESGTLVPDATALQQLHLAGVDTGYVLLSLRATPPDADVQALLAHYGKASEAGRALVRGVAELAGRG
- a CDS encoding methyl-accepting chemotaxis protein, whose translation is MNNFKLSTRLTALIGFLSLVMILIGAFGLYGISESNRRFKVVYEERLVALGDLLEVQRLLLRNRNAVSTAIAIHTPEYTRQKQQEIQTNIDDVNRFWSSFRQTKLTVEEAQMADRFEAVRTLFLQGFLKPAQQALQSEDLELARQLLIDKDEALYAPLREVIVQLTALQTRVAKEEYEAAQSLYEVIFSVAVGAIVSGVLLGVLLGWSIIRNMARSLRQAIHAADAVAAGDLTRHIDVRGKDEVSMLLRALQTMQEGLRGVVRQVHQGSVSVAAASGQIAQANQDLSARTESQASALQETAASMEQLSSTVRQNADNAQLANRLALGASTVAEQGGQVVRQVVDTMRGISDSSSQIADIINVIDGIAFQTNILALNAAVEAARAGEQGRGFAVVASEVRGLASRSAEAAKQIKQLITDSTSRVHDGATLADQAGTTMAEVVDAIRRVTDLMGEISAASSEQSSGVAQIGEAVTQMDQATQQNSALVEEMAAAASSLRGQAGDLVRTVSAFKLDAAASHQETAALQRQRRPMLAAG
- a CDS encoding methyl-accepting chemotaxis protein; translated protein: MSGIRSILARLGLCSDSPSPQLKALYSTQAIIEFDAQGRILYANAPFLELMGYRMEDLRGQHHRIFVAGADASGQDYRDFWARLARGEAFVGRCRRLTREGREVWLQANYSPVLDSRGQVVRVVKYAMDISAEVLRDAEASSQLAAVGRAQAVIEFGLDGSILRCNRNFLDAMGYASEGELVGRHHSMFVAPEERNAPEYAAFWAHLAQGKHYRGQFRRLGRRGNDVWIEANYSPVLDQSGRPFKVVKYATDITERFEATRLVQAAFEQLQQVVRDSAAQALDAHAQTRDVTSIAQRGDAALDSAVDAMSSISSNSRRIGEMVGLIDGIAFQTNLLALNAAVEAARAGEQGRGFAVVAGEVRTLAHRCADAAKEVKSVIGASSQSVQQGFERVNESGDMMKQMRAAAANASGIMDRIIQASHAQDTRLGEVREAVLRLENVVVQG
- the yfcF gene encoding glutathione transferase encodes the protein MLLYADSQFASPYAMSVFVCLQVKGIAFELRTLDLSAGHHTQADYVSTSLTARVPTLVDGDFSLSESSAISEYLEERFGGARLYPQDVQARARVRQVQAWLRSDLMALRSERSTEVVFYRPTKAELSPAGEAAAQKLFSVAGAFIRSEHDHIAGAWSIADVDLALMLNRLILNGDPVPPHLAGYARRQWQHPAIQQWLAQPRPPLAG
- a CDS encoding DUF2939 domain-containing protein, giving the protein MKSKTLAGILAVLCVAGGGLLYASPYIALHQIGKAVERRDAQALSGHVDFPALRESIKGQMMARLEAQMGGAPDSSKNPLAGFGQTLAQGLVTQFTEALVSPDGVMLMLEKGKPGKPADVAAAGVGVDTQGGPRRKDYAVEYQGWSKVFVHPRGESGGFVFRREGLMGWKLVAVKMD